A genome region from Leptospira langatensis includes the following:
- a CDS encoding SpoIIE family protein phosphatase gives MHISKYLFFLLGPIGFLIFLLSLTPWHKEENLRAYHGVIDLRGVQDASSGPVDLSGEWEFFWSQEPGQILESFRGTMTVPGSWNRETELHPSYDRLGYATYRLKILVPDVWVGKVLTMSLGTVWSSYRLYMDGEILGESGIPSSNPESGLARVQPRSFSFIPSSNQVVIEIFVANTYAREGGISSPVKLGPSEVMLSTRIRAMFIDIFAFSSLVIMGLYHISLYLYLRSSKAPLYFGIMSMAIGVRALVTNTRLLMEFFPSVPQSGVQTIEQISMMIAVALYILFFLETFTAYVSEIFVKASLGIVAVFIAITLFSSLEFNSNKIMYFHMFIAVTIAYVLFVILRIDFDQESNSSYVLYGSGLLFLGVAIDLFYTYVLKVSSHQLSHIALVFFVFLQSLVIASDRSSKYKEAKLLTEDLQTMNLELFEMKEKLVQKVEDRTRTLNDTLQQINRELEIAQNVQRKILTPPEREIKGIRFDYVYKPLEKVGGDFLDISEIKPGQVRVLLADAVGHGVQASLMTMALKTEYEELKKLECPTFVLRELNGRFLRKFDTLESIFPCFVADIYLDKKEVLYASAGHPDQVLLSPDGKYELLHKTGPILGLFDDLEVELATYPFPLGSRLLLFSDGLIENRRKENRWSTVETIASKAGTLSGSSLQKLLEELVVMEERSRGDEQRYDDITIIAIESRDQPQLSDSNRL, from the coding sequence ATGCACATTTCGAAGTATTTATTTTTCTTACTCGGGCCTATCGGTTTTCTGATCTTTCTTTTGTCCCTCACTCCGTGGCATAAGGAAGAGAATCTTCGCGCCTATCACGGAGTAATCGACCTAAGAGGGGTCCAAGACGCCTCCTCGGGACCTGTAGACCTTTCAGGAGAATGGGAATTCTTCTGGAGCCAAGAACCTGGGCAGATCTTAGAATCTTTCCGCGGCACCATGACTGTTCCTGGATCTTGGAATAGAGAGACGGAACTACACCCATCCTACGACAGACTCGGATATGCCACCTATCGTTTAAAGATATTAGTCCCGGATGTATGGGTAGGCAAAGTACTTACGATGAGCTTAGGAACGGTTTGGAGTTCCTACAGACTCTACATGGACGGAGAGATCCTAGGAGAGTCCGGGATCCCCTCTAGTAATCCTGAGTCCGGTCTCGCCAGAGTGCAACCCCGTTCCTTCTCCTTTATTCCTAGCTCAAACCAAGTTGTGATCGAGATCTTTGTAGCGAATACGTACGCTAGAGAAGGTGGGATCAGCTCTCCCGTTAAACTTGGCCCTTCCGAAGTTATGTTATCCACTCGGATAAGAGCGATGTTCATAGACATCTTTGCCTTTTCGAGCCTGGTGATCATGGGCCTCTATCATATTTCCTTGTATTTATATCTGAGATCCAGTAAGGCTCCTCTGTATTTCGGGATTATGAGTATGGCGATCGGTGTTCGCGCCTTGGTCACGAATACAAGGCTTCTCATGGAGTTCTTTCCTTCCGTTCCTCAAAGCGGAGTACAGACCATAGAGCAGATCTCTATGATGATCGCGGTTGCTCTTTATATTCTATTTTTCTTAGAGACTTTTACCGCTTATGTTTCCGAGATCTTTGTAAAGGCTTCTTTAGGGATAGTCGCCGTTTTTATAGCGATTACTCTTTTCAGTTCCTTAGAGTTCAATAGCAACAAGATCATGTACTTCCACATGTTCATTGCGGTTACGATCGCATACGTTCTCTTTGTGATCTTGCGCATCGACTTCGACCAAGAAAGCAATTCTTCTTACGTTCTGTATGGTTCCGGCCTCTTATTCTTGGGAGTGGCTATCGACTTATTCTATACCTATGTCCTAAAGGTTTCCTCTCACCAATTGTCCCATATTGCGTTAGTATTCTTCGTATTCCTTCAATCTCTCGTGATTGCTTCGGATCGCTCCTCTAAATACAAAGAGGCAAAACTACTTACCGAAGACTTGCAGACCATGAACCTCGAATTATTCGAGATGAAAGAAAAACTGGTCCAAAAAGTAGAAGATAGGACGAGGACCCTGAATGATACTCTCCAGCAGATCAATCGAGAACTCGAGATCGCGCAGAACGTACAAAGAAAGATCCTGACTCCTCCGGAAAGAGAGATCAAGGGGATCCGCTTCGATTATGTATATAAGCCTTTGGAAAAAGTGGGCGGAGACTTCTTGGATATTTCCGAGATCAAACCGGGACAGGTGCGTGTGCTTCTTGCAGATGCCGTCGGTCACGGGGTCCAGGCCAGTTTGATGACCATGGCCTTGAAAACAGAGTATGAAGAGTTAAAGAAACTGGAATGTCCCACTTTTGTACTCAGAGAATTGAATGGAAGATTCTTGCGTAAGTTCGATACTCTCGAGAGTATCTTTCCTTGCTTTGTAGCGGATATCTATCTGGATAAAAAAGAAGTCCTCTATGCTTCCGCAGGACATCCGGATCAAGTGCTGCTTTCTCCCGACGGAAAATACGAATTATTACATAAAACCGGACCGATCTTAGGTCTCTTCGACGATCTTGAAGTCGAACTTGCCACCTATCCTTTCCCATTAGGAAGTCGTTTATTATTGTTCTCTGATGGACTTATAGAGAACAGGAGAAAGGAAAATCGCTGGAGCACTGTGGAGACGATCGCCTCTAAGGCGGGAACTCTTTCCGGCTCCAGTTTACAAAAACTATTAGAAGAACTAGTCGTGATGGAAGAAAGGTCCCGAGGAGACGAACAACGCTACGACGATATCACGATCATAGCGATCGAATCCAGGGACCAACCTCAACTCTCCGATTCGAACCGCCTATAA
- a CDS encoding MaoC family dehydratase — translation MSKIEFDKYEVGQELPPLKVDPVTHANLVRYAGASGDFNPIHNDPDFARKTGLDGTIAHGMFVMAQIGRLCTAWADQKQIREFGVTFKAMTKPGQKLTCSGKIKRKKEENGEKLLTVAVEAADESGEVKASGELVVVC, via the coding sequence ATGAGTAAGATTGAATTCGATAAATACGAAGTAGGACAAGAACTCCCTCCTTTAAAAGTGGATCCAGTGACTCACGCAAACCTAGTGCGTTATGCGGGAGCGAGTGGCGATTTTAACCCGATCCATAACGATCCGGATTTTGCTCGTAAGACTGGATTAGACGGCACCATCGCGCACGGGATGTTCGTAATGGCTCAGATCGGAAGACTTTGCACTGCTTGGGCAGACCAAAAGCAGATCAGGGAGTTCGGGGTTACTTTCAAAGCAATGACTAAGCCTGGACAAAAGTTAACCTGTTCTGGAAAGATCAAACGCAAGAAAGAAGAAAATGGAGAGAAACTTCTTACGGTTGCAGTAGAAGCTGCAGACGAATCCGGAGAAGTAAAAGCTTCTGGCGAATTAGTTGTAGTTTGCTAA